The Neodiprion fabricii isolate iyNeoFabr1 chromosome 4, iyNeoFabr1.1, whole genome shotgun sequence genome window below encodes:
- the LOC124180257 gene encoding activated Cdc42 kinase-like isoform X5 — translation MSRHTGPGLYEFLMEAELQQYYPGIRGDLKVQTTAQLKYVTEEDLNAIGMSKPEMRRLKKYFQKHFPQNYLSKFKKMLLPKREEQTSSTLGVLPEERQDRPPIRVPNKHMIPADAIIVNKELGTGEFGVVQQGVWTNDGERIQVAIKCLSRERMQNNPIEFLKEAAIMHAIDHEHIVRLYGVVLDTNSLMLVTELAPLRSLLECLKEPSLRASFPVLSLCDFAIQISDGMQYLEAKRLIHRDLAARNILVFSKNKVKISDFGLSRALGVGKDYYQTNFNVNLKLPIAWCAPECISYLKFTSASDVWAYGVTLWEMFSYGFQPWAALTGQQILEAIDEPNFQRLEQPECCPKDYFLLMEQCWQHEPAKRPKFSELTHLLPDLKPEQVQAVQDSTEESQLVFRQGDVLTVLDKGTLSGNANWKGVLANGKTGFFNPAHTIAYLGSNLPSNKMGEFTRGDGKNAFSSQRKKIRPDMISSPQGDLKHTGHVGLDGAYFGDVSFLGGKYPHLPRQVVNPYKPHEDVTDSYGQITEEGSGSELARNSARDSRDIQHFHADMIHSKRVLMFPDNPWSDTASDISHLGTPVAGTGKAPSVTSGTTDVLSLAGLDHEYHEISDEESHDSPLRFDKPLNFDFGPSLLDEMDQMFRSLGSSPPPPPPPPPPPAHPLPSEHDSSNVRNELREIQSRQSGKKKQATVSPINVKPISAADQRTLYSAIAMAQELTARSMTDLEHPPESPRTPVSPSRRRKFSFKLPHQHSPKPDRRHFAEEAASIPDIQWLCSSLQSLSSTVSSIESLGAPSTLKLPLWDKASAEFCFAKSRELLTKPSAWTSYMEMDFETRTLDDNSSAKETLVRSNEYSENENGNGNVNGGRTLTKSTAEPDTKLNITQNGQTAVYNMENANFHFARQPKRVSASYVDRYFELPKYFDDGGSGSGSFDHGYDKKLCYQEDTAKNYDKMLSLEEKECNKFYDNFKNNIAANDKFGLIPRDKITNRDPMYREMINSETRPDELKNLDIPMDKVGRFEMSLEKLNNFEQHGTRPKISTVCTMERNKKFDPQKQLTSGIVGLATKNSSVGTKTIYSSDDSIGNNLNLLLDNPRVADAGDAIERNLNGRESHLPFVISSNPVFIAEPEKKDSPLYDSSESLRANFQRFRRKSDAEANNQTELSSRLFAAKYQREVSGLESVKNYLDSRKGQGFNLGLGKLTQNMIQLGKNIAHNTRHFENSVRKRPEDFDKKNGHDFKPPSLNIPLDRSNLDLNIPVQNLNPRVVTKPGLRSNIQKLQQPSDPNNFQQHILEPPKLYQNDESSHFYRHRTSSLSDNRKVTLGKNQRRSFHPKNESSEDSDSVSRSETDIRSRFRYKRRHKKMSVTKGAGAGPPHSLRLNFNTGKKGNQFLHPDSARGFSSADQCGKSPPPSTSFLNSLSPPFSSRNNLLSWPESAPSSSLTFTSNSDLESDTSSEYPEFTNDLPNFPPSPAP, via the exons ATGTCTCGCCATACCGGGCCAGGGCTGTACGAATTCCTAATGGAAGCTGAGCTGCAACAGTATTATCCAGGAATCAGAG GGGATTTAAAAGTTCAGACAACTGCACAGCTCAAGTATGTGACCGAAGAAGACTTGAACGCAATCGGAATGAGTAAGCCGGAGATGCGCAGACTTAAAAAGTATTTCCAGAAGCATTTCccacaaaattatttatccaaATTCAAGAAAATGCTACTGCCTAAACGCGAGGAACAGACATCCAGCACATTGGGTGTGCTGCCTGAAGAGAGACAAGACCGACCTCCGATCCGTGTTCCAAACAAGCACATGATACCTGCGGATGCAATAATTGTAAACAAGGAACTGGGGACCGGAGAATTTGGTGTAGTTCAGCAAGGAGTGTGGACAAACGATGGAGAGAGGATCCAAGTAGCAATAAAATGTCTCTCCAGAGAAAGAATGCAAAACAATCCGATTGAGTTTTTGAAAGAAGCAGCCATCATGCATGCCATAGATCATGAGCACATTGTCCGACTGTACGGCGTAGTTTTGGACACGAATTCTCTAATGCTTGTTACTGAACTGGCGCCACTTCGTTCCCTGCTAGAATGTTTAAAGGAACCGAGCCTCAGAGCAAGTTTCCCAGTTCTATCGTTGTGCGACTTTGCAATTCAAATATCAGACGGCATGCAGTATCTGGAAGCCAAGCGGCTTATACACAGGGACTTGGCAGCCAGAAATATCCTTGTCTTTTCTAAAAATAAGGTAAAAATATCGGACTTTGGTCTCTCCAGGGCACTGGGTGTTGGTAAGGACTATTACCAAACTAACTTCAATGTTAACTTGAAGCTCCCAATTGCGTGGTGTGCTCCCGAGTGTATTTCATACTTGAAATTCACCTCAGCCAGTGATGTGTGGGCCTATGGTGTAACCCTCTGGGAGATGTTCAGCTATGGTTTTCAGCCGTGGGCTGCTCTCACTGGCCAACAGATTCTCGAGGCAATTGACGAGCCAAACTTCCAAAGACTAGAACAGCCCGAGTGCTGCCCAAAAGACTATTTCTTATTAATGGAGCAGTGCTGGCAGCATGAACCTGCAAAGCGACCAAAATTTTCCGAGCTCACACATTTACTGCCGGACCTCAAGCCTGAACAAGTGCAAGCAGTTCAGGATAGTACTGAAGAAAGCCAGCTGGTTTTTCGGCAAGGAGACGTGCTCACAGTTCTGGATAAAGGGACATTGTCGGGCAACGCCAATTGGAAAGGAGTTCTAGCTAATGGAAAAACGGGCTTCTTTAATCCGGCACATACAATAGCTTATCTGGGATCAAACTTGCCAAGTAATAAAATGGGGGAGTTCACACGGGGTGATGGCAAGAATGCGTTTTCCTCTCAGCGCAAGAAGATACGGCCAGACATGATATCCTCGCCTCAAGGCGATCTCAAGCACACTGGACATGTAGGGCTGGACGGAGCTTATTTTGGGGATGTTAGCTTTCTTGGAGGAAAGTATCCTCATCTTCCTAGGCAAGTTGTCAATCCGTACAAACCCCACGAAGATGTTACGGACAGCTATGGCCAAATCACTGAAGAAGGAAGTGGGTCTGAACTGGCGAGGAACTCGGCAAGGGATAGCAGGGACATTCAACATTTCCATGCGGATATGATTCATAGTAAGCGCG TTCTGATGTTCCCAGACAATCCATGGTCGGATACCGCTTCTGATATTTCTCATCTTGGGACCCCGGTAGCGGGTACAGGCAAGGCGCCATCTGTGACTAGTGGGACGACTGATGTGCTGAGCTTAGCTGGGCTGGACCATGAATACCATGAGATTAGCGATGAAGAAAGTCACGACAGTCCTCTAAGATTTGACAAGCCACTTAATTTCGACTTTGGACCAAGTTTGCTGGATGAAATGGACCAGATGTTTAGATCCTTgg GCTCTtctccaccaccaccaccaccaccaccaccacctccaGCTCATCCATTGCCAAGTGAACACGATTCAAGTAACGTAAGAAACGAACTTCGAGAAATTCAGTCAAGGCaaagtggcaaaaaaaaacaggccACCGTGAGTCCTATAAAT GTGAAACCAATATCAGCAGCGGACCAAAGAACTCTATACTCCGCAATAGCAATGGCACAGGAATTGACTGCTCGCTCAATGACTGATCTTGAACATCCACCCGAATCTCCAAGAACGCCGGTCAGCCCTTCAAGACGCAGAaagttttcattcaaattaccGCATCAGCACAGCCCAAAGCCTGACCGGCGACACTTTGCAGAGGAGGCTGCCAGTATTCCAGACATACAG TGGTTATGCTCGAGTCTCCAGTCTCTTTCGTCAACTGTTTCAAGCATAGAATCATTAGGGGCTCCATCAACGCTGAAGCTCCCATTGTGGGATAAGGCCTCGGCAGAATTTTGCTTTGCCAAGTCAAGAGAACTCTTGACCAAACCAAGTGCCTGGACTTCATACATGGAAATGGACTTTGAAACCCGGACCTTGGATGATAACTCTTCTGCCAAAGAAACCCTAGTCAGATCAAATGAGtattccgaaaatgaaaacggGAATGGGAACGTTAATGGTGGACGTACCCTCACTAAAAGCACTGCTGAGCCAGATACCAAGCTTAATATAACGCAGAATGGCCAGACTGCTGTTTATAATATGGAAAAtgcgaattttcattttgctaGGCAACCAAAAAGAGTGTCTGCAAGCTATGTGGACCGTTACTTTGAATTACCTAAATACTTCGATGATGGAGGATCTGGTTCAGGATCGTTTGATCACGGGTATGACAAGAAACTCTGTTATCAAGAGGATACGGCAAAGAATTATGACAAGATGCTTAGCCTTGAGGAAAAGGAGTGCAACAAGTTTTAtgacaattttaaaaataatattgctgCTAACGATAAATTCGGCCTCATACCACGGGATAAAATAACCAACCGGGACCCTATGTACAGGGAAATGATAAATTCTGAAACACGACCTGACGAACTAAAGAACCTTGATATTCCGATGGACAAGGTTGGAAGGTTTGAAATGTCgctggaaaaattgaacaacttTGAACAACATGGTACAAGGCCCAAGATTTCGACCGTATGTACAATGGAACGTAACAAAAAGTTTGATCCCCAGAAGCAATTGACGTCCGGGATCGTTGGTCTGGCTACTAAAAACTCAAGTGTAGGAACCAAGACAATTTACAGCTCCGATGACAGCATCGGAAACAAtctcaatttacttttagacAATCCAAGAGTCGCCGATGCAGGAGATGCAATTGAACGGAATTTGAATGGCCGTGAGAGTCACTTACCATTTGTCATCTCGAGTAATCCCGTTTTCATAGCAGAGCCAGAAAAAAAGGACTCTCCATTATATGACAGCTCTGAGAGTTTGAGAGCAAATTTCCAGCGTTTCAGACGGAAATCAGATGCAGAGGCGAATAATCAGACCGAATTGAGCAGTCGACTTTTTGCTGCTAAGTATCAGCGAGAGGTTTCGGGTCTTGAAAGTGTAAAGAATTATTTGGACTCGAGAAAGGGTCAAGGTTTTAATTTGGGCCTTGGAAAACTGACGCAGAACATGATTCAGCTTGGCAAAAATATTGCACACAATACGCGTCATTTTGAGAATTCTGTACGAAAAAGACCTGaggatttcgataaaaaaaatggtcatGACTTTAAACCACCCAGCCTCAATATTCCTCTCGATCGTTCCAATCTGGACCTCAATATTCCTGTTCAAAACCTCAACCCACGTGTAGTCACAAAGCCAGGTCTACGGAGCAACATACAAAAGCTGCAGCAACCAAGCGATCCCaacaactttcaacaacataTATTGGAACCTCCAAAATTATATCAGAACGATGAATCGTCACACTTTTATCGTCACAGAACTTCGTCCCTATCTGATAACCGGAAGGTTACACTTGGAAAAAACCAGCGGAGATCGTTTCATCCCAAGAATGAATCTAGCGAAGATTCTGATTCGGTTTCACGGTCAGAGACAGATATAAGAAGCCGTTTCCGTTACAAACGCcgacataaaaaaatgtcggtaACAAAGGGTGCAGGCGCAGGTCCGCCACATAGCTTGCGGCTGAATTTCAATACTGGAAAAAAGGGAAACCAATTTTTACACCCTGACTCTGCAAGGGGCTTTTCTTCCGCTGATCAATGTGGCAAATCACCGCCACCGTCAACGAGCTTCCTAAATTCACTTTCACCTCCATTTTCTTCTAGAAATAATCTTTTGTCTTGGCCAGAAAGCGCACCGAGTTCCAGTCTCACTTTTACCAGCAATTCTGACCTAGAATCAGACACTAGCTCAGAATACCCGGAGTTTACAAATGATCTTCCTAATTTTCCTCCGTCGCCTGCTCCCTGA
- the LOC124180257 gene encoding uncharacterized protein LOC124180257 isoform X2, translating to MDSQTGMSRHTGPGLYEFLMEAELQQYYPGIRGDLKVQTTAQLKYVTEEDLNAIGMSKPEMRRLKKYFQKHFPQNYLSKFKKMLLPKREEQTSSTLGVLPEERQDRPPIRVPNKHMIPADAIIVNKELGTGEFGVVQQGVWTNDGERIQVAIKCLSRERMQNNPIEFLKEAAIMHAIDHEHIVRLYGVVLDTNSLMLVTELAPLRSLLECLKEPSLRASFPVLSLCDFAIQISDGMQYLEAKRLIHRDLAARNILVFSKNKVKISDFGLSRALGVGKDYYQTNFNVNLKLPIAWCAPECISYLKFTSASDVWAYGVTLWEMFSYGFQPWAALTGQQILEAIDEPNFQRLEQPECCPKDYFLLMEQCWQHEPAKRPKFSELTHLLPDLKPEQVQAVQDSTEESQLVFRQGDVLTVLDKGTLSGNANWKGVLANGKTGFFNPAHTIAYLGSNLPSNKMGEFTRGDGKNAFSSQRKKIRPDMISSPQGDLKHTGHVGLDGAYFGDVSFLGGKYPHLPRQVVNPYKPHEDVTDSYGQITEEGSGSELARNSARDSRDIQHFHADMIHILMFPDNPWSDTASDISHLGTPVAGTGKAPSVTSGTTDVLSLAGLDHEYHEISDEESHDSPLRFDKPLNFDFGPSLLDEMDQMFRSLGSSPPPPPPPPPPPAHPLPSEHDSSNVRNELREIQSRQSGKKKQATVSPINVKPISAADQRTLYSAIAMAQELTARSMTDLEHPPESPRTPVSPSRRRKFSFKLPHQHSPKPDRRHFAEEAASIPDIQWLCSSLQSLSSTVSSIESLGAPSTLKLPLWDKASAEFCFAKSRELLTKPSAWTSYMEMDFETRTLDDNSSAKETLVRSNEYSENENGNGNVNGGRTLTKSTAEPDTKLNITQNGQTAVYNMENANFHFARQPKRVSASYVDRYFELPKYFDDGGSGSGSFDHGYDKKLCYQEDTAKNYDKMLSLEEKECNKFYDNFKNNIAANDKFGLIPRDKITNRDPMYREMINSETRPDELKNLDIPMDKVGRFEMSLEKLNNFEQHGTRPKISTVCTMERNKKFDPQKQLTSGIVGLATKNSSVGTKTIYSSDDSIGNNLNLLLDNPRVADAGDAIERNLNGRESHLPFVISSNPVFIAEPEKKDSPLYDSSESLRANFQRFRRKSDAEANNQTELSSRLFAAKYQREVSGLESVKNYLDSRKGQGFNLGLGKLTQNMIQLGKNIAHNTRHFENSVRKRPEDFDKKNGHDFKPPSLNIPLDRSNLDLNIPVQNLNPRVVTKPGLRSNIQKLQQPSDPNNFQQHILEPPKLYQNDESSHFYRHRTSSLSDNRKVTLGKNQRRSFHPKNESSEDSDSVSRSETDIRSRFRYKRRHKKMSVTKGAGAGPPHSLRLNFNTGKKGNQFLHPDSARGFSSADQCGKSPPPSTSFLNSLSPPFSSRNNLLSWPESAPSSSLTFTSNSDLESDTSSEYPEFTNDLPNFPPSPAP from the exons ATTCCCAGACTGGTATGTCTCGCCATACCGGGCCAGGGCTGTACGAATTCCTAATGGAAGCTGAGCTGCAACAGTATTATCCAGGAATCAGAG GGGATTTAAAAGTTCAGACAACTGCACAGCTCAAGTATGTGACCGAAGAAGACTTGAACGCAATCGGAATGAGTAAGCCGGAGATGCGCAGACTTAAAAAGTATTTCCAGAAGCATTTCccacaaaattatttatccaaATTCAAGAAAATGCTACTGCCTAAACGCGAGGAACAGACATCCAGCACATTGGGTGTGCTGCCTGAAGAGAGACAAGACCGACCTCCGATCCGTGTTCCAAACAAGCACATGATACCTGCGGATGCAATAATTGTAAACAAGGAACTGGGGACCGGAGAATTTGGTGTAGTTCAGCAAGGAGTGTGGACAAACGATGGAGAGAGGATCCAAGTAGCAATAAAATGTCTCTCCAGAGAAAGAATGCAAAACAATCCGATTGAGTTTTTGAAAGAAGCAGCCATCATGCATGCCATAGATCATGAGCACATTGTCCGACTGTACGGCGTAGTTTTGGACACGAATTCTCTAATGCTTGTTACTGAACTGGCGCCACTTCGTTCCCTGCTAGAATGTTTAAAGGAACCGAGCCTCAGAGCAAGTTTCCCAGTTCTATCGTTGTGCGACTTTGCAATTCAAATATCAGACGGCATGCAGTATCTGGAAGCCAAGCGGCTTATACACAGGGACTTGGCAGCCAGAAATATCCTTGTCTTTTCTAAAAATAAGGTAAAAATATCGGACTTTGGTCTCTCCAGGGCACTGGGTGTTGGTAAGGACTATTACCAAACTAACTTCAATGTTAACTTGAAGCTCCCAATTGCGTGGTGTGCTCCCGAGTGTATTTCATACTTGAAATTCACCTCAGCCAGTGATGTGTGGGCCTATGGTGTAACCCTCTGGGAGATGTTCAGCTATGGTTTTCAGCCGTGGGCTGCTCTCACTGGCCAACAGATTCTCGAGGCAATTGACGAGCCAAACTTCCAAAGACTAGAACAGCCCGAGTGCTGCCCAAAAGACTATTTCTTATTAATGGAGCAGTGCTGGCAGCATGAACCTGCAAAGCGACCAAAATTTTCCGAGCTCACACATTTACTGCCGGACCTCAAGCCTGAACAAGTGCAAGCAGTTCAGGATAGTACTGAAGAAAGCCAGCTGGTTTTTCGGCAAGGAGACGTGCTCACAGTTCTGGATAAAGGGACATTGTCGGGCAACGCCAATTGGAAAGGAGTTCTAGCTAATGGAAAAACGGGCTTCTTTAATCCGGCACATACAATAGCTTATCTGGGATCAAACTTGCCAAGTAATAAAATGGGGGAGTTCACACGGGGTGATGGCAAGAATGCGTTTTCCTCTCAGCGCAAGAAGATACGGCCAGACATGATATCCTCGCCTCAAGGCGATCTCAAGCACACTGGACATGTAGGGCTGGACGGAGCTTATTTTGGGGATGTTAGCTTTCTTGGAGGAAAGTATCCTCATCTTCCTAGGCAAGTTGTCAATCCGTACAAACCCCACGAAGATGTTACGGACAGCTATGGCCAAATCACTGAAGAAGGAAGTGGGTCTGAACTGGCGAGGAACTCGGCAAGGGATAGCAGGGACATTCAACATTTCCATGCGGATATGATTCATA TTCTGATGTTCCCAGACAATCCATGGTCGGATACCGCTTCTGATATTTCTCATCTTGGGACCCCGGTAGCGGGTACAGGCAAGGCGCCATCTGTGACTAGTGGGACGACTGATGTGCTGAGCTTAGCTGGGCTGGACCATGAATACCATGAGATTAGCGATGAAGAAAGTCACGACAGTCCTCTAAGATTTGACAAGCCACTTAATTTCGACTTTGGACCAAGTTTGCTGGATGAAATGGACCAGATGTTTAGATCCTTgg GCTCTtctccaccaccaccaccaccaccaccaccacctccaGCTCATCCATTGCCAAGTGAACACGATTCAAGTAACGTAAGAAACGAACTTCGAGAAATTCAGTCAAGGCaaagtggcaaaaaaaaacaggccACCGTGAGTCCTATAAAT GTGAAACCAATATCAGCAGCGGACCAAAGAACTCTATACTCCGCAATAGCAATGGCACAGGAATTGACTGCTCGCTCAATGACTGATCTTGAACATCCACCCGAATCTCCAAGAACGCCGGTCAGCCCTTCAAGACGCAGAaagttttcattcaaattaccGCATCAGCACAGCCCAAAGCCTGACCGGCGACACTTTGCAGAGGAGGCTGCCAGTATTCCAGACATACAG TGGTTATGCTCGAGTCTCCAGTCTCTTTCGTCAACTGTTTCAAGCATAGAATCATTAGGGGCTCCATCAACGCTGAAGCTCCCATTGTGGGATAAGGCCTCGGCAGAATTTTGCTTTGCCAAGTCAAGAGAACTCTTGACCAAACCAAGTGCCTGGACTTCATACATGGAAATGGACTTTGAAACCCGGACCTTGGATGATAACTCTTCTGCCAAAGAAACCCTAGTCAGATCAAATGAGtattccgaaaatgaaaacggGAATGGGAACGTTAATGGTGGACGTACCCTCACTAAAAGCACTGCTGAGCCAGATACCAAGCTTAATATAACGCAGAATGGCCAGACTGCTGTTTATAATATGGAAAAtgcgaattttcattttgctaGGCAACCAAAAAGAGTGTCTGCAAGCTATGTGGACCGTTACTTTGAATTACCTAAATACTTCGATGATGGAGGATCTGGTTCAGGATCGTTTGATCACGGGTATGACAAGAAACTCTGTTATCAAGAGGATACGGCAAAGAATTATGACAAGATGCTTAGCCTTGAGGAAAAGGAGTGCAACAAGTTTTAtgacaattttaaaaataatattgctgCTAACGATAAATTCGGCCTCATACCACGGGATAAAATAACCAACCGGGACCCTATGTACAGGGAAATGATAAATTCTGAAACACGACCTGACGAACTAAAGAACCTTGATATTCCGATGGACAAGGTTGGAAGGTTTGAAATGTCgctggaaaaattgaacaacttTGAACAACATGGTACAAGGCCCAAGATTTCGACCGTATGTACAATGGAACGTAACAAAAAGTTTGATCCCCAGAAGCAATTGACGTCCGGGATCGTTGGTCTGGCTACTAAAAACTCAAGTGTAGGAACCAAGACAATTTACAGCTCCGATGACAGCATCGGAAACAAtctcaatttacttttagacAATCCAAGAGTCGCCGATGCAGGAGATGCAATTGAACGGAATTTGAATGGCCGTGAGAGTCACTTACCATTTGTCATCTCGAGTAATCCCGTTTTCATAGCAGAGCCAGAAAAAAAGGACTCTCCATTATATGACAGCTCTGAGAGTTTGAGAGCAAATTTCCAGCGTTTCAGACGGAAATCAGATGCAGAGGCGAATAATCAGACCGAATTGAGCAGTCGACTTTTTGCTGCTAAGTATCAGCGAGAGGTTTCGGGTCTTGAAAGTGTAAAGAATTATTTGGACTCGAGAAAGGGTCAAGGTTTTAATTTGGGCCTTGGAAAACTGACGCAGAACATGATTCAGCTTGGCAAAAATATTGCACACAATACGCGTCATTTTGAGAATTCTGTACGAAAAAGACCTGaggatttcgataaaaaaaatggtcatGACTTTAAACCACCCAGCCTCAATATTCCTCTCGATCGTTCCAATCTGGACCTCAATATTCCTGTTCAAAACCTCAACCCACGTGTAGTCACAAAGCCAGGTCTACGGAGCAACATACAAAAGCTGCAGCAACCAAGCGATCCCaacaactttcaacaacataTATTGGAACCTCCAAAATTATATCAGAACGATGAATCGTCACACTTTTATCGTCACAGAACTTCGTCCCTATCTGATAACCGGAAGGTTACACTTGGAAAAAACCAGCGGAGATCGTTTCATCCCAAGAATGAATCTAGCGAAGATTCTGATTCGGTTTCACGGTCAGAGACAGATATAAGAAGCCGTTTCCGTTACAAACGCcgacataaaaaaatgtcggtaACAAAGGGTGCAGGCGCAGGTCCGCCACATAGCTTGCGGCTGAATTTCAATACTGGAAAAAAGGGAAACCAATTTTTACACCCTGACTCTGCAAGGGGCTTTTCTTCCGCTGATCAATGTGGCAAATCACCGCCACCGTCAACGAGCTTCCTAAATTCACTTTCACCTCCATTTTCTTCTAGAAATAATCTTTTGTCTTGGCCAGAAAGCGCACCGAGTTCCAGTCTCACTTTTACCAGCAATTCTGACCTAGAATCAGACACTAGCTCAGAATACCCGGAGTTTACAAATGATCTTCCTAATTTTCCTCCGTCGCCTGCTCCCTGA